A single Sylvia atricapilla isolate bSylAtr1 chromosome 11, bSylAtr1.pri, whole genome shotgun sequence DNA region contains:
- the ACY1 gene encoding LOW QUALITY PROTEIN: aminoacylase-1 (The sequence of the model RefSeq protein was modified relative to this genomic sequence to represent the inferred CDS: inserted 2 bases in 1 codon; deleted 1 base in 1 codon): protein MAGGRDWRRPLLERRGVVCHEANKLMLLRFLRVSPSAAGLLELQPHVSAASVGPGGCPVPLGRPPARPGPPRPASCPLLPAGGAGXERAERARAGSAGGGSAELFPQSFAALVPDMAPGKPGKSTGASENPSVTLFREYLRIDTVHPKPDYDAAVRFLERVGTELGLACQKVEVCQGRVVLILTWQGTNPRLRSILLNSHTDVVPVFEEHWTYPPFEAVKDSQGNIYARGAQDMKCVSIQYLEAIRRLKTEGKSFPRTIHLTFVPDEEVGGHKGMEMFVQRPEFKALNVGFAMDEGLASPSDTFSVFYGERSPWWIKVKCMGSPGHGSRFITNTAAEKMHKVINSFLAFRESEKQRLKSDSSLTLGDVTSLNMTMLEGGVSFNVVPSEMAASFDIRIPPTVDLKAFEEQVATWCRGAGDGVTYEFHQKCMDQHITSTEESDPWWKAFSGVCRDMKLQLKLEIFPAATDSRYIRAAGHPAIGFSPMNRTPVLLHDHNEFLNEQVFLRGIEIYACLLTALASVPPLPAER from the exons ATGGCGGGGGGGAGGGACTGGAGGCGTCCTTTGCTGGAAAGACGGGGTGTCGTCTGTCACGAGGCCAATAAACTGATGCTGCTCCGCTTTCTGCGTGTGTCGCCAAGCGCCGCGGGGCTCCTTGAGCTCCAGCCCCATGTCTCCGCCGCCAGTGTA GGGCCGGGAGGGTGCCCCGTTCCCCTTGGGCgccccccggcccgccccggcccgccccggcccgcctCCTGCCCGCTGCtgccggcgggcggggcggg ggagcgggcggagcgggcccgggcgggcagcgccggcggcggcagcgctgAG CTCTTTCCCCAGAGCTTTGCAGCCCTGGTCCCAGACATGGCACCTGGGAAGCCTGGGAAGAGCACGGGGGCCTCAGAGAACCCCTCAGTTACGCTTTTCCGAGAGTACCTGAGGATTGACACTGTCCACCCTAAACCTGACTATG ATGCGGCTGTCCGGTTTCTGGAGCGTGTTGGCACTGAACTGGGCTTGGCCTGCCAAAAAGTGGAG GTGTGCCAGGGCCGCGTGGTGCTGATCCTGACCTGGCAGGGCACGAACCCCCGCCTGCGCTCCATCCTTCTCAACTCCCACACTGATGTTGTGCCTGTCTTCGAG gagcactggACCTACCCACCCTTTGAGGCAGTTAAAGATTCGCAGGGCAACATCTACGCCCGGGGTGCCCAGGACATGAAGTGCGTCTCCATCCA GTATCTTGAGGCCATCCGGAGGCTGAAGACAGAAGGGAAATCTTTTCCCCGCACCATCCACCTCACCTTTGTGCCTG ATGAGGAGGTGGGCGGACACAAGGGCATGGAGATGTTCGTGCAGCGCCCTGAGTTCAAAGCACTCAACGTGGGCTTTGCCATGGATGAGG GCCTGGCCAGCCCATCTGACACTTTCAGTGTCTTCTATGGCGAGAGGAGCCCATGGT GGATAAAGGTCAAGTGCATGGGTAGCCCTGGGCATGGGTCCCGCTTCATCACCAACACAGCGGCTGAGAAGATG cacaaAGTCATCAACTCCTTCCTCGCCTTCAGGGAGAGCGAGAAGCAGAG GCTCAAGTCCGACTCAAGCCTGACCCTAGGGGATGTCACCTCCCTCAACATGACCATGCTGGAAGGGGGCGTCTCTTTCAATGTGGTACCCTCTGAGATGGCTGCCAGCTTTGACATCCGCATCCCACCCACTGTGGACCTGAAG GCCTTCGAGGAACAGGTGGCCACGTGGTGCCGTGGTGCCGGGGATGGTGTCACTTATGAGTTCCACCAG AAATGCATGGACCAGCACATCACCTCCACTGAGGAATCAGACCCATGGTGGAAGGCCTTTAGTGGGGTCTGTAGGGACAT GAAGCTGCAGCTCAAGCTTGAGATCTTCCCGGCTGCTACCGACAGCCGCTACATCCGAGCG GCGGGACACCCTGCCATTGGCTTTTCACCCATGAACCGCACACCAGTGCTGCTCCATGACCACAACGAGTTCCTGAACGAGCAAGTCTTCCTGCGGGGCATCGAGATCTATGCCTGCCTGCTGACTGCCCTGGCCTCAGTGCCCCCGCTGCCCGCCGAGCGCTGA
- the LOC136366012 gene encoding putative protein-lysine deacylase ABHD14B, producing MATPQITESTVTVQGQALFYRQAEPAQAVPKLTVLLLHGIRFSSETWLQVGTLATLAENGYRAVAIDLPGLGRSKDAVAPASVGQPAPAAFLKAVSEALCLGPAVVISPSLSGMYSLPCLLEHSQLFKAYVPVAPICTEKFTVEQYAQIKTPTLIVYGDQDVELGQTSLNNLRHLPEHQVLMLQGAGHACYLDKPNEWHLGLLAFLQQLK from the exons ATGGCCACCCCGCAGATCACCGAGAGCACCGTCACGGTGCAAGGACAGGCCCTCTTCTACCGCCAAGCTGagccagcccaggcagtgccgaagctgacagtgctgctgctgcatggcATCCGCTTCTCCTCCGAAACCTGGCTGCAGGTGGGGACACTCGCCACGCTGGCCGAGAACGGCTACCGAGCCGTGGCCATCGACCTGCCCG GGCTGGGGCGCTCAAAGGACGCTGTGGCCCCAGCATCTGTGGGCCAGCCAGCACCAGCGGCGTTCCTGAAGGCAGTTTCGGAGGCTCTGTGCCTGGGTCCAGCTGTGGTGATCAGCCCATCTCTCAGTGGCATGTACTCACTGCCCTGCCTCTTAGAGCACAGCCAGCTGTTCAAGGCCTATGTTCCTGTGGCACCCATCTGCACTGAGAAATTCACGGTGGAACAGTATGCCCAGATCAAA ACCCCCACGCTGATCGTGTACGGGGACCAGGATGTGGAGCTGGGGCAGACCAGTCTGAACAACCTGCGGCACCTCCCTGAGCACCAGGTGCTGATGCTGCAGGGTGCAGGACACGCCTGCTACCTGGACAAGCCCAATGAGTGGCACCTTGGACTCCTggccttcctgcagcagctgaagtga
- the LOC136366014 gene encoding protein ABHD14A-like produces the protein MPLARSRLGVLLLGALLTFLLYLLLPAARRSRLDEGKRDWRAANGTVRTGMAAGDFPVFYREVPAAAVGPRRPDVLFLHGQAFTSKTWEALGTLALLAAEGYRVVAIDLPGYGDSPPVEMAVTAQGRRTFLERVFQELDMQRTVLVSPSMSGRFSLPFLLAQGDRLAGFVPIAPVGTKDYTAEQYRGVQTPTLIVYGDRDTGLAPQALQNLQHLPEHRVAVLPGAGHACYLDKPEAFHQALLGFLRLLK, from the exons ATGCCGCTTGCCCGCAGCCGCCTGGGAGTGCTGCTCCTCGGGGCGCTCCTCACTTTCCTCCTGTACCTCTTGCTCCCGGCCGCCCGGCGCTCACGGCTTGACGAGGGGAAGCGGGATTGGCGGGCAGCCAACGGCACCGTGCGGACAGGGATGGCTGCGGGAGATTTCCCCGTGTTCTACAGGGAGGTTCCCGCAGCAGCTGTCGGCCCCAGGAG GCCTGATGTCCTATTCCTGCACGGCCAGGCGTTCACCTCCAAGACGTGGGAGGCCTTGGGCACACTGGCACTGCTTGCGGCAGAAGGCTACCGTGTGGTCGCAATAGATCTGCCTG GCTACGGGGATTCGCCCCCAGTGGAGatggcagtgacagcacaggggCGGAGGACTTTCCTGGAACGTGTTTTCCAGGAGCTGGACATGCAGAGGACTGTTCTCGTCAGCCCCTCTATGAGTGGCCgcttttccctgcccttcctcctggCACAAGGGGACCGGCTGGCTGGCTTTGTGCCCATTGCGCCCGTGGGCACCAAGGACTACACTGCTGAACAGTACCGGGGAGtccag ACGCCCACCCTGATCGTGTACGGTGACCGTGACACCGGCCTGGCTCCCCAGGCCCTGCAGaacctccagcacctccctgagcaCCGTGTGGCcgtgctgcctggggctggccaTGCCTGCTACCTGGACAAGCCAGAGGCCTTCCACCAGGCCCTGCTGGGCTTCCTGCGCCTGCTGAAGTGA
- the PCBP4 gene encoding poly(rC)-binding protein 4, translating to MASPDGASGVGGSPEETELSITLTLRMLMHGKEIGSIIGKKGETVKRIREQSSARITISEGSCPERITTITGSTDAVFRAVSMIAFKLEEDLGAGGDGVSAGRAPVTLRLVIPASQCGSLIGKAGAKIREIRESTGAQVQVAGDLLPNSTERAVTVSGVPDTIIQCVRQICAVILESPPKGATIPYHPGLSLGTILLSANQGFSMQGQYGGVSPAEVTKLQQLSGHALPFAPLGHAPTMMPGLDASSQSSSQEFLVPNDLIGCIIGRHGSKISEIRQMSGAHIKIGNQTEGSNERHVTITGTPVSITLAQYLITACLETAKSTSQVPPGPGSMDLGMGFSQPLAPGSGAALPAVAPAPPALLGTPYAISLSNFIGLKPVSFLALSPSSVAGPNGGTTTYTTKISAANGTKKADRQKFSPY from the exons ATGGCATCGCCGGACGGAGCCAGTGGCGTGGGCGGCAGTCCCGAGGAGACAGAACTCAGCATCACCCTGACCCTCCGCATGCTCATGCACGGCAAG GAGATCGGCAGCATCATTGGCAAG AAAGGAGAGACCGTTAAGAGAATACGAGAGCAG agcagtgcACGCATCACCATCTCAGAAGGGTCCTGCCCTGAGCGCATCACCACGATCACCGGCTCCACCGATGCTGTCTTCCGTGCTGTCTCCATGATTGCCTTCAAGCTGGAGGAG GACCTGGGAGCAGGGGGCGATGGGGTGTCAGCAGGCAGAGCACCGGTGACCCTTCGCCTTGTCATCCCCGCCAGCCAATGCGGTTCCCTCATCGGCAAGGCGGGAGCCAAGATCCGGGAGATCCGGGAG AGCACGGGGGCACAGGTGCAGGTGGCTGGTGACTTGCTGCCCAACTCCACTGAACGGGCTGTCACCGTCTCAGGGGTGCCAGACACCATCATCCAGTGCGTGAGGCAGATCTGTGCTGTCATCTTGGAG TCACCTCCGAAGGGGGCCACCATACCCTACCACCCTGGTCTCTCCCTGGGCACCATCCTGCTCTCTGCCAATCAG gGCTTCTCCATGCAAGGCCAGTACGGCGGGGTCTCTCCTGCAGAA GTGAcgaagctgcagcagctgtcaggGCATGCGCTTCCCTTCGCCCCCCTGGGTCATGCACCCACTATGATGCCAG GCCTGGAtgccagctcccagagcagctcccaagAATTCCTGGTGCCCAATGAT CTCATCGGCTGCATCATCGGCCGGCACGGCAGCAAGATCAGCGAGATCAGGCAGATGTCAGGTGCCCACATCAAGATTGGCAACCAGACCGAGGGCTCCAATGAGCGGCATGTGACCATCACAGGGACCCCTGTCAGCATCACCCTGGCTCAGTACCTCATCACAGCCTG cttagAGACTGCTAAATCTACCTCCCAGGTGCCACCAGGCCCTGGCTCCATGGACCTCGGCATGGGCTTCTCCCAGCCCCTCGCCCCAGGCTCTGGTGCAGCACTTCCTGCTGTCGCCCCAGCACCCCCGGCCCTGCTGGGCACCCCCTATGCTATCTCCCTCTCCAACTTCATTGGCCTGAAGCCGGTGTCCTTCCTGGCGCTGTCCCCATCCTCTGTGGCAGGTCCCAATGGTGGCACCACCACCTACACGACCAAGATCTCAGCAGCCAACGGCACCAAGAAAGCTGACCGGCAGAAGTTCTCGCCCTATTGA
- the SEMA3G gene encoding semaphorin-3G: protein MRAAVAVSLSLCWLWAAGHSLPRLRLSYRDLLGTNRSVLFFGHRGFLGFRSLYLDEYRDRLFIGGKDVLYSLRLDGANADAKEIYWPPRPGQKEECFQKGKDPGTDCANYVRVLHPYNRTHLLACGTGAFHPMCTFIYVGHRGEHTFSLDPANVETGRGRCPHEPSRAFASTVIGGELYAGLTADFLGRDPGIFRSMGARSALRTEVDQRLLSDPKFVAAHLIPDNDDRDNNKAYFFFTEKVVEADSKEHAIVSRVGRVCVNDAGGQRVLVNKWSTFNKARLVCSVPGPGGIDTYFDELEDVFLLRTKDGKSPEIYALFSTVSHVFRGSAVCVYRMADIREVFNGPFAHRESPHHQWGAYEGRVPYPRPGVCPSKTTNQPRRQYGTTKDFPDEVLHFARAHPLMHKPVYPRHRRPLLVKTDLPHQLRQLVVDRVEAEDGQHDVLFLGTDAGSVLKVVVMQKRSSAMTEEVILEELQVFKMPVPITQMEISVKRQTLYVGSSLGVAQVQLHQCESYGTACAECCLARDPYCAWDGTACTHSLPSGKHRHRRQDTRHGNPAHQCLDQNLTVDDFESIEEKVLYGAENNSTFLECVPRSLQASVQWFVQRPPDEQRDEVKTDERILQMEHGLLFRKLHRHDAGIYYCKTLEHGFTQMVAKTTLEVIPSEQLAHTFPQGRGDKTPHLLCPESPLVPQAPKTWFKDIMHLISSQNPRRVEEYCARLWCSSRPHHRKSKLAQAKLVLAGVDVAKKGRTAKPHSERNRVPRQAPAT from the exons ATGCGGGCAGCGGTGGCGGTGTCGTTGTcgctgtgctggctctgggcggcggggcacagcctgcccaggCTCCGCTTGTCCTACCGCG ACCTTTTAGGCACCAACCGCTCCGTCCTCTTCTTTGGCCACCGCGGCTTCCTGGGCTTCCGCTCCCTCTACCTGGATGAGTATCGTGACCGGCTCTTCATCGGGGGGAAGGATGTGCTCTACTCCCTACGCCTGGACGGGGCCAATGCAGATGCCAAGGAG ATCTATTGGCCACCCCGCCCTGGGCAGAAGGAGGAGTGTTTTCAGAAGGGGAAGGACCCAGGG ACTGACTGTGCCAACTATGTCCGCGTGCTCCATCCCTACAACCGGACACACTTGCTGGCCTGTGGGACAGGCGCCTTCCACCCCATGTGCACCTTCATCTACGTGGGGCACCGTGGTGAG cacaccttcAGCCTGGACCCTGCCAACGTGGAGACCGGCCGGGGCAGGTGCCCGCACGAGCCCAGCCGTGCTTTCGCCAGCACCGTCATCG GTGGGGAGCTGTACGCTGGCCTCACTGCAGATTTCCTGGGACGTGACCCCGGTATTTTCCGCAGCATGGGGGCCCGCTCTGCCCTGCGCACAGAGGTGGACCAGCGCTTACTCAGCG ATCCCAAATTTGTGGCAGCCCACTTGATCCCAGACAATGATGACCGGGACAATAACAAAGCCTATTTCTTCTTCACGGAGAAGGTGGTGGAGGCAGACAGCAAGGAGCATGCCATTGTCAGTCGTGTGGGGCGTGTCTGCGTG AATGATGCTGGTGGCCAGAGGGTGCTGGTCAACAAGTGGAGTACCTTCAACAAGGCACGGTTGGTGTGCTCAGTCCCTGGCCCTGGTGGCATTGACACCTACTTTGATGAGCTGG AGGATGTCTTTTTGCTGAGGACAAAGGATGGGAAGAGCCCGGAGATCTATGCCCTTTTCAGCACTGTCAG CCATGTTTTCCGGGgctctgctgtctgtgtgtACCGCATGGCCGACATCCGGGAGGTCTTCAATGGGCCCTTTGCCCACCGAGAGAGCCCCCATCACCAGTGGGGTGCCTATGAGGGCAGGGTGCCCTACCCACGGCCGGGTGTG tgtccaaGCAAGACCACCAACCAGCCCCGGCGGCAGTATGGCACCACCAAGGACTTCCCCGACGAGGTGCTGCACTTTGCCCGCGCTCACCCCCTCATGCACAAGCCCGTGTACCCCCGGCACCGCCGGCCCCTCCTCGTGAAGACTGACCTGCCCCACCAGCTGCGCCAGCTCGTGGTGGACAGGGTGGAGGCCGAGGACGGGCAGCACGACGTCCTCTTCCTTGGCAcag ATGCTGGCTCGGTGCTGAAGGTGGTGGTCATGCAGAAGAGAAGCTCAGCCATGACTGAAGAAGtcatcctggaggagctgcaggttttTAAG ATGCCTGTGCCCATTACCCAGATGGAGATCTCTGTCAAGCGT CAAACACTCTACGTAGGCTCCAGTCTGGGGGTGGCCCAGGTACAGCTGCACCAGTGTGAGTCCTACGGCACCGCTTGTGCCGAGTGCTGCCTGGCCAGGGATCCCTACTGTGCCTGGGATGGCACTGCCTGCACCCACTCCCTGCCCTCCGGCAAGCACCGCCATCGCCGCCAGGACACCCGCCATGGCAACCCTGCACACCAGTGTCTGGACCAGAACCTGACTG TGGATGATTTTGAGAGCATTGAGGAGAAGGTGCTTTATGGGGCAGAGAACAACAGCACCTTCCTGGAGTGTGTGCCCCGGTCCCTGCAGGCCAGCGTGCAGTGGTTTGTCCAGAGGCCCCCCGACGAGCAGCGGGACGAG GTGAAGACGGACGAGCGGATCCTGCAGATGGAGCATGGGCTGCTTTTCCGCAAGCTGCACCGCCACGACGCCGGCATCTACTACTGCAAAACGCTGGAGCATGGCTTCACCCAGATGGTGGCCAAGACCACCCTGGAGGTGATCCCCAGTGAGCAGCTGGCACACACCTTCCCCCAGGGCCGAGGGGACAAGACCCCAcacctgctctgccctgagTCCCCGCTGGTGCCACAGGCTCCCAAAACCTGGTTCAAGGACATCATGCACCTCATCAGCTCCCAAAACCCACGGCGAGTGGAGGAGTACTGTGCCCGCCTCTGGTGCAGCAGCCGCCCCCACCACCGCAAGAGCAAACTGGCCCAGGCCAAGCTGGTCCTGGCTGGCGTGGATGTGGCCAAGAAGGGACGGACAGCCAAACCCCACAGCGAGAGGAACCGTGTGCCCCGGCAAGCACCAGCCACTTAG